From the Musa acuminata AAA Group cultivar baxijiao chromosome BXJ3-7, Cavendish_Baxijiao_AAA, whole genome shotgun sequence genome, one window contains:
- the LOC135643502 gene encoding zinc finger CCCH domain-containing protein 54-like, producing MEGGETRYCDMDFFELAKIIFTRVQKLEPENVVKIMGCIFLKEPSGLEMLQLAFGPDTTLLSKVIDAKIMLGILSAKPIASYLTWGSHAFSSPTSLHVQLPYDHHPPPHNIDLVPRAYAESIADESSLYGQPPPADQLDATNHIGNYHYPDALLGGGVALRSSRRSHSLSDLPIKACHYFNKGYCRHGMNCRYSHAQSAPDGYYPHVLTANMTDYPNDDVPFTPKSLENLEMEITELLRSRKGTPVSTASLPLLYFDKYGKNLQADGYLTESQRHGKAGLNLTKLLSHLKKSIRLIERPHGQHSVVLAEDAPRFMDCRNERSDSGSTVSSSHQIYLTFPAESTFSEDDVSNYFKQYGQVRDVRIPCQDKRMFGFVSFVHPETVNMILTKRNPHYICGARVLVKPYRDKSRVIDRMYSEKMKPWTNYPSRYVGMDQDVHSVTREGDSSSLLRNNLMEKEMMMEHLSGLNLAPKRLTQQHYLTHGMEDMKVAEVPSDFFLDHFSYPFDAMNNGSRSDDKARQTSNPFSDQESSVELPESPFASPPVGSSISAVI from the exons ATGGAGGGAGGAG AGACTAGATACTGCGATATGGATTTCTTCGAACTGGCCAAGATCATCTTCACCAGGGTGCAAAAGCTGGAGCCTGAGAACGTTGTCAAGATCATGGGATGCATCTTCCTGAAGGAGCCGAGCGGGCTGGAGATGCTTCAGCTTGCATTCGGCCCCGACACCACGTTGCTCTCCAAAGTGATCGACGCCAAGATCATGCTTGGCATCTTGTCCGCCAAGCCGATTGCTTCTTACCTTACTTGGGGATCCCACGCCTTCTCCTCCCCCACGAGTCTTCATGTTCAGCTACCCTACGATCACCATCCTCCACCCCACAACATCGATCTCGTCCCGCGAGCGTACGCTGAATCCATCGCCGACGAGTCCTCACTCTACGGTCAACCTCCGCCGGCGGACCAACTCGATGCCACCAACCACATCGGGAACTACCACTACCCGGACGCCCTTCTGGGTGGTGGCGTGGCTTTAAGGAGCAGCAGGAGATCACACAGCCTATCCGACTTGCCCATCAAGGCTTGCCATTACTTCAACAAGGGCTACTGCAGGCATGGAATGAACTGTAGATACTCGCATGCCCAGTCCGCTCCTGATGGCTACTATCCTCATGTACTCACCGCCAACATGACTGACTACCCGAACGACGACGTCCCATTCACGCCCAAGTCGCTCGAGAATCTGGAAATGGAGATCACTGAGCTCCTGAGATCGCGGAAAGGAACGCCTGTCTCGACTGCCTCCTTGCCCTTGCTGTACTTCGACAAGTACGGGAAGAACCTGCAGGCGGACGGGTACCTCACGGAGAGCCAGCGTCATGGGAAGGCTGGCTTGAACTTGACGAAGCTGTTGTCCCACTTGAAGAAGAGCATTCGGCTCATCGAGAG GCCACATGGACAACACTCGGTAGTACTAGCAGAGGATGCTCCGAGATTCATGGACTGCAGGAACGAGAGAAGTGACTCAGGTTCTACGGTTTCAAGCTCTCACCAGATTTATCTTACATTCCCAGCAGAAAGCACCTTCTCCGAGGATGATGTTTCCAACTACTTCAA GCAATACGGTCAAGTGCGTGATGTTAGGATCCCTTGTCAAGACAAACGCATGTTTGGGTTCGTCAGCTTTGTCCATCCTGAGACTGTCAACATGATTCTTACGAAGAGAAATCCTCATTACATATGTGGTGCTCGTGTATTGGTCAAGCCATACAGGGATAAATCTAGAGTCATCGACAG AATGTACTCGGAGAAGATGAAGCCATGGACTAATTACCCTTCACGCTATGTGGGGATGGATCAAGACGTGCATTCTG TGACTCGAGAAGGTGATAGTTCAAGCTTGCTTAGAAATAATCTAATGGAGAAGGAAATGATGATGGAGCATCTCTCTGGATTGAACTTGGCACCCAAGAGATTGACACAGCAACATTACTTGACTCATGGCATGGAAGACATGAAAGTTGCAGAAG TTCCCAGTGACTTCTTCCTAGATCATTTCAGCTATCCATTTGATGCTATGAATAATGGATCCAGAAGTGATGACAAAGCCAGGCAAACAAGCAACCCATTCAGTGACCAGGAAAG TAGCGTTGAACTCCCGGAGAGCCCTTTTGCATCTCCACCAGTGGGAAGCAGCATTTCTGCAGTCATATGA